From the Hemicordylus capensis ecotype Gifberg chromosome 1, rHemCap1.1.pri, whole genome shotgun sequence genome, the window GGCAATAACTATTCAAGCAGTTAGAACGGCATGCAGTTCTAGGCCTTAGTTTCTCTTGGTGGCTAGATATTTCAGATAGTTCAAGAGAAAGTTCAAAGGATCAAGAGGCAATTTGAAGTTATGATTACGTTAACAAGTCTTCCCCAGAACTCCTTAGCCAGGCATATGGGAAGTTCTCTGTAttgatttcattttctttttaaaacaacttgTTGAAAACAAATATAGTTGGAAATAAAGTATAATTTAATATTTGGGACTAATAATATGCTTTCctgtttttttcttgttttacTTCAGATTATTGAAACTCCTGAAGGACCAACACCAAATAAATTATGAATGTTGAACAAGATGACCTTACATCCACAGCAGATAATGATAGGTCCTAGGTTTAACAGGGCCCTATTTGACCCCTTGCTTGTGGTGCTGCTGGCTCTTCAACTTCTCGTGGTGGCTGGTTTGGTTAGAGCTCAAACTTGCCCTTCTGTCTGTTCCTGCAGCAATCAGTTCACCAAAGTAATTTGTGTGAGGAAGAATCTGAGAGAGGTCCCTGATGCCATCTCCACCAATACACGGTTATTGAATCTCCATGAGAACCAGATCCAAATAATTAAAGTGAATAGCTTCAAACACTTGAGGCATCTAGAAGTCTTGCAGCTGAGCAGGAATCACATTAGAACAATTGAAATAGGGGCCTTCAATGGTCTGGCTAATCTCAACACTTTGGAACTCTTTGACAATCGTCTTAGCACCATTCCTAATGGAGCTTTTGGGTACTTGTCAAAACTGAAGGAGCTCTGGTTGCGAAACAACCCCATTGAAAGTATCCCTTCTTATGCGTTTAACAGAATCCCCTCCCTGCGAAGGTTGGATTTGGGGGAATTAAAAAGGCTTTCATATATCTCAGAAGGTGCCTTTGAAGGCCTGTCCAATTTGAGGTATTTGAACCTTGCTATGTGCAACCTTCGAGAGATCCCTAACCTCACACCACTTGTGAAATTGGATGAGCTAGATCTTTCTGGGAACCACTTAACTGCTATCAAGCCAGGGTCCTTTCAAGGATTAATGCACCTTCAAAAACTGTGGCTGATCCAATCCCAGATTCAAGTGATTGAAAGGAATGCCTTTGATAACCTCCAGTCACTAGTAGAGATCAACCTGGCCCACAACAATCTAACACTACTGCCTCATGACCTTTTCACACCTCTCCGTCTAGAAAGAATCCACCTGCATCACAACCCTTGGAACTGCAACTGTGACATCTTGTGGCTCAGCTGGTGGATTAAAGATAAAGCACCCTCCAACACTGCATGCTGTGCCCGTTGCAACACTCCTCCTAGCTTGAAAGGAAGGTACATCGGTGAGCTGGACCTGAATTACTTCACGTGCTACGCTCCTGTGATTGTGGAGCCACCAACAGACCTCAACGTCACTGAAGGCATGGCTGCGGAGCTGAAATGTCGAGCATCAACATCTCTGACCTCTATATCTTGGATTACTCCAAATGGGTCTGTAATAACACATGGGGCTTATAGGGTTCGGATTTCTGTGCTCAGTGATGGCACATTAAATTTTACGAGGGTGACCGTACAAGACACAGGCTTGTATACATGCTTGGTGAGTAACTCTGTTGGGAATACCACAGCTTCTGCAACACTCAATGTAACCGCACAGGAGTGTATTACTTATTTTTCAACCATCACAGTAGAAACTGTGGAACCTTCTCAGGATGAGCCGCGGACCACAGAGCAGGTTTGGCCCACACCAGTCACTGAATGGAGCACGACCAATGCAACAACCTCTCTCACACCACAGAGCACAAGGTCAACAGAAAAAACATTCACCATTCCTGTGACGGATTCAATCAATGGGATTCCAGGAATAGATGAGGTTATGAAGACTACCAAAATCATAATTGGTTGTTTTGTGGCAATCACTCTCATGGCAGCAGTGATGTTGGTCATTTTCTACAAAATGAGAAAACAACATCATCGGCAAAACCATCATGCTCCAACACGAACTGTGGAGATCATTAATGTGGATGATGAGCTTACAGGTGACACACCCATAGAAAGTCATTTGCCCATGCCAGCAATAGAGCATGAGCACCTAAATCATTATAACTCTTATAAGTCTCCTTTCAACCACACAACAACAGTTAACACAATAAATTCAATACACAGTTCAGTGCATGAACCATTATTGATCCGAATGAACTCAAAAGACAATGTGCAAGAGACTCAGATCTAAAACATTTACAAATTTAAGgggaaatttaaaacaaaaagacggtttattaaaaaaaatgacaCAAATGACTGGGCTAAATCTACTGTTTCAAAAAAGTGTCTTTACAAaaaaagaaatttatttattaaaaattctaTTGTGAGCGAAAGCAGGCAAAATTATGTGTATTCCTCAGAACCTCTTTTTGCTGCACTTATTTTCCCtacttcttccccttcccctttcttcttctcctgTCCTAACCCCATTTGCCATATTTTTCATAGAACAACTTGATTCTCTAAAGAACTGGTCTAGGAAATTTTGTAAGAATTCTGTTAACGCTTTGGGAATTTTTATGGTGAATTCTAGTGGTGAGATTCGGTCTATTTTgtcttttttcatttcattttcttctcATGCCCTTTTTGAAATGGTTCAACAGGGAAAAATGGATGTTAGCAGTAGCTTCATGAGAACAATCAAGGAAAAAAAcaactcttttctttttaaaatttttcacATAACCACCTGTTCTGTATTTCCTGAAAGGACCATgctgtggaagaagaaaaaacaaatccAAGAAATTAATTTTCATGTCAGCATCTATAAAACCCATGATCTTTTAAACAATTCTAGAACCAGGATTTGTAGTTCAAACACTAAAATAagattataaataaaatattgttgggttttttttctgtATTTGGACACAACTCATTTTTAGTGTGACTTAAATGTCAAAGGGTGGTTCAAAAGGTTACTTTTCTTCCTGCCATGGTGGTCCGTTCGTCCGCTGCCAAAAAATGAGAGAGCTTTACAAGAGTACGGTTGCAATATTTTGAATTGTAACTGAAAAATAGCCATATGTTTAACTTTTGGCAGATGTAAAAACCAGCATACTACGTCTGAGAGACAATAGCCACAATGATTTCAACAGGTTTAAGCACACTTAAAAGCCTCCTCTTCTAGTTATGTTGGGTGCAAGGGCTGCTACATCACAACTCCATCCCATTCTGCTCACGTAGTGTGAAAAACCTGTGGTCACATAAGAGGCACCCATGCTGTGACCTTTCACTAAACTAACAATGCCTCAGTCTCCAGCAGAAGCAAGGCTGATTTGAGTGCATTCCTTCTAAATGCCTTGGGGCTTTTTACATTATCCAAGCCATACTATAGCAGTTCCCATACAATCACCATAACATGAGACAAGGCCTTAACTATATACAGGACAGTAGCCTTTCTGCCCTGCAAATACAGATATTTAACTATATAGAAAACTTTGTGTGTATTACCCTGTCTTTGGCGGTGTCCTTTAGAGTGAGAGGACCACATCAACAAAGGATTCAGATTTCACATATAACAATATGCTAGCTATACAATGTTGGATTTTTCTGTTCTGTCCAGCTGTTTGCATATTGATGATGATAGAATTAACATCCTCTACCAAAGtccttgttttaatttattttgctcATGTGAAAGCTCTCACAACTGTAAATCTCAAAGTTGTTTAATTatcagaaatactttttcacataatgcataatcaacttgtggaattctctgccacaagatgtggtgatagccaacaacctggatggctttaagtggggtttggataacttcatggagaagaggtctatcaacagctactagttgcagggctataggccacctgcagcctcaaagacaagatgcctctgactaccagttgcaggggaggaacagcaggagagagagcatgccctcaactcctgcctgtaggcttccagcggcatctggtgggccactgtgtgaaacaagatgctggactagatgggccttggggctgatccagcagggctgttcttatgttcttaactatcCAACTCTAAAATATGTCCAAAcatgagccctattcatacattgtgttctacctgcaaaGAGGTATCTGTACacgtttttctgtgaatgactgtacatgcattcagtcaGTCAgatttaaaactgaacctgggtacagcccctccccaaatgcagagtacagatatGTAGGGTATATTTGATGTGCATTGAgcatgatgtgtgaataactgtacatctGTATAGATCTGTAACACactctgtatgtgtgtatagTTGCTCACATACTGTTTAGGGTTCTGTAGGcatttttcataccacaaatgcAGGTGTAGCTTCTGAATGCAAGTTACACTAAAGCGCACATACACAAATGCCAAAATTGCACAAGGGAGCTCTGTGATCACAGGGCCATTGGAAATGATGGTTGTGTGATCATGCAACTTCTTCACACTATTTTGACATTTGCTTCAGTGTAGCGGAATTTGGAGATGAAAGCTGAAGCAGCCCCTGCGGTACACAAAGCCCTCATGGGACCATGAGCAATATGAGAGCCATTGCAAACAGATTGTACATACATTGAGTATCATCGTATTTTATTGTGTGTAGCCATAGGTCATCACAATGTGTGAAAATCACAGTAGGAACAAACCTGCCTaaacaaatcaatcaatgatcattATAAGCCCaaatcagacattatgctgtatgagagTACATATGTCTgaacactcatacatgtgtttgtgtgaattacagcatctgtgttcattttaaaaatgaacctgaatacaggcccttcaaattcatgatacagagaggaagtgcacttctgtaccttcataatatgtgaatgactatacctgtgtacagatttgtacttgtgtacactgtacactcattgtacaagtgttgagcataatgtgtgaataggcctatGAAATCAGAACAAACTTCCATACAGAACTACtacattttacaaaatgttttacaaAATGATTGcactgttaatttttattttttttaaaaaacaggcctGCAGTTTCTTAGCAACAAGCATAAATAAAGCAACCACATATGCAATAATAAATGGTGGCTTATCATCCAACAACTCCACTACAATATCCTGAGGACTGATATCTAGGTATTGCAGGGAAAAAAGTAAAAAATTTCTCCTTGGATCAGCATATAAAAGGACAAACCAGCAAGTAACAGATTAGATCTGCAAGATGATTACAACCACAAATAATATATTTCCATTCTACCCATAGGATGCTCAAGGTAAGCAGTTAGGATCACTTGAAAGCTAAGTGTGGTAAAAGCCCTATGGATCTGAGGATAAGTTATGGCCTGACACAAGAGTGCCATAGAATGGTTCTTTTCAATCTTCTGGAAATCTGGAGTACTGGTCCAAAAAGTGTGAATCATTAATTACTACTCTGTCTTCATTGGCATCCTGATCAAAGACTCAGTTTCTTAAAGTATAGCAGCAGTCAAGGATCAGATATCCTTCAAAGAACTGAAAGCCTCAAGGATCAGTGTAGCTAATTTGAACCCTGGAAAATATAGAGTTTTTTCTTCCTAACTGTCCAGGAGGAATAAAATACTACCATTCCCAAGAACTAATTTGAAGctttttgaaagctttttgaaggcTTTTGAAAAGAAAATGACTTACTCTGTGAATGAAGACTTCTGAGCATGCTTGCTGTCTGTATTGCTAACTCTGGgaaatgcaattttttaaaattacaaaattaaaaataatgcaGTGTTTGAGCAAGCTCAGAAATTTTCATTGTATAGAGCTGGAAATTTAGGAAGTCCCTTTAGCTTTTTCAAGCACTCTCATCTGCTCTTTTCCCTACTTTTCTTCCAGCCCATCCAACATCATCTGTTTttgagaaagtgggggggggggaatgggttaAAGGAATTGGTGGGCAAGAAAGTGGGCAAGAAAGTGGGCAAGAATTGGTGGGCAAGAAAGTGggcaagaaagtggggggggggaatgggttaAAGGGATTGGTGGGCAAGAGGACTGACAATGGATGTTTTCCCTAGACTGGGCTTTCAAGAATCATCAGCAGAAGCCTGAAAACCTGCCAAAAATCTTGGAAAGACCTAGCTGATTCCAAATTGAGATGAACATCTTTCGCTCTTCACTAGTTCATAAGTCTCCACAATACATAATATTAAACTATACTGCTGTGTATATGCTAGCTAATATAGCATTTAGTATTTATGCCCTTTATAAATAATATTGCTTGTTTCAATAATGTTTGAAACTTTCTAAGAATCACTCCTCTACATCGCAACAATATTTTTGCTTCCTCTCTCACTTGAACCCTAAAATACTGTTCCATCATGATTATAAGTGCATATTTAGGGCTTTCACAGATAGCAAAGACTCCCTTGAAGAAAGACCCACTTCAGATGTCACACAAATaggttattctcacgatgggTGAGAAATTTTCCCTATCgtgagaactggtcttgcaggcaagcctggtggttcaacggtggctagcccaccaaagtagccctccccttaaatgaggttagcggatcgagtgctctgctaaccccgtttgtAAGATCATGAGGCACGGTGCGGCTCTGCAGCGACTCGCGAATAGACTCCTAACTGgtaggctacaacaagcctcctggcctcaggcaTTTCCCTGGCACTTGCACATGGCATCCTGGGATGTCCCATGGCCagacagcccccaatccctgctgtcCCTAcaggctctgtcacagagccagtaattgtgtgggtgatcgatccagccacccaaggctTAGCACCTGCTCATCctactcatgtgtggggagagcccagttgggctctacacatggatcgtgtgtaaaGCCTCAGAGTCAGGAGTGAATCCTGGTTTCGCATGATATTCCCTAGATTCAAGTGCAAACACTTGTGCAAGGAGAGAAAATATTATACCTTGATTCCAGACATAGAACAAGCCAGGCTCCATCATGTGCTATCCAAACTGAGTGATCTTGGCATATTCTAGCCACTGTGCAAACAAACAATGAGgccatttacacaatcaaaaatggtggtctacttgggtttgggagctgtgtgtgctcccaattttcagttgtgtggaagcaagataataggaaaacctgggtagaagtgattgtgtggaagcaagggaggagaaaaGGCTATCCAGTttctcctcccaccttgcttctgcacagtcacttctacccagtttttcctattaccttgcttccatacaactgaaaattgggagcacacacaaaacCTGGATAGAGTATAGtctttgattgtatgaatgatctCAATATCTGAAGCTGAGATTTCATCCAAGCTTCATATCCTGGTTACTTGCAAACTGTAGCTAGAATAAGCCAGACTCGGACGTTATGATAGATCCTGGGTGTTCATAGCCAGGACTGGAAGGAGACTCCTTCCTGCATGAAGAGAAGCTGGAAGGTGGAAGGTTAAAAGCTTGAGGGTGTTACACTTTAAATCTTGACTCtgtgtaatgtctgaactgggccaaagtGTATAACCAAATCATTTAGTCTACCTCTATGTGTTAAGAACATGGGTGCAAACAGATAATACATTTAGAAAAACCTGttataaaaatgacaatttatAACTGAGAAACCTCAGTTAgtaaaagcattaaaacagaaTTATAAAATTACTTCAGCAAATGCATTTATACATTGCTTAGGGAAGATGGAATACAAAGAAAGCCCCCCACCCATCTATATTGTTCCTAGAGTCTTTTTGTTTCACACTATTTCAAAATTATTTTGAAACACAGTTTGCTTCATACTACCTGGGTTGCAGCAGCTCCAGACAAACTTTGTATTTCAGCTATTCATCAAGAAGACTGagtagggagagagaatggaattCAAGTCCTGCTGTACAGAAAAGATGGCCACCATTTGCAAAATGCACCCATTACCTCCATGATATGGACCAAAGGATTCTCCAACAGAATCCAAACAAtttcaaagttttaaaaatgaaaacttctGAAAGGAATATGTGAGCCATGCCAAAGAGTGCACATTTCCATTAACTGAATTagcaatttaatttaattcataAATGGATTCATTTTTActcatttgtgtgtggagtggggtgcTAATAAAGTGCTCTACAGTGCTACTGCAGAAATACAGTTATTTGCAGTCTGATATATGTATTCATTTGTGAAGTGAACTACAACTGTTTACTAACATGACTTTAGATAGATTGCAGTCAGATTTTGTCAAGACAAAATGGCATGTTAACATTGTTTTCTGATTGATATTTATGTTTGTTCAAAAAGAACTGCATAATGGGCGATGGCAGCTTGAAATTGGAGAAGAGTAAGTGCCAACAGAGGCAAATGAAAAGAAAGGAGACAAGTAAAATGAGGAAACATCCTCACTTGCTTGTTTCCTTCACATTGATTCCTGGAGGACCCCTATAGAAAAGTAAGCGTGGCCTGGTAGTGCCCTTTGGTAAAGGTAATTTATGGCCAAAGAATTCATAGAATTCAAAGAAAACTAGGTTTTCTATCTTCTGTATGCCTTCAAAAATATACTAGACCAATTTCTGCCCCTGTCTCATAGATTAGCATTttatgttaataaaatgtaacaATGTTAACACTCTAGGTGGAGAATGAAACACAAAAACAATATGAAAAGAGCACAACAGTATCTTTCCTATCTTTAGTTCCATACAGTAGAGTTCACATCTCTGTCCCTTCTGGGGAGCAAATTAGATTTGTTCCAATAAAGACTATGGAAGCTATGTTTCCATTGTAATCTGAGATGGCAATAGGTTTAATAAATTGGGAGAAAATTCATGTGAATAACAAAATTCCAGAAGTGGCATTGCCATCCACAGGTCTTCTTTCTCAGAAAATTCCATGTGCTGTCATTCTCAGTTTACATTTGAAAGTAACTTGGCTATGAATGGGCTCACAAGAGTCATCTATGTTTTTAaagtatcaatttaagcaagaCCCAGAATTCCAAATGGAGGACTTCACTTACAAAAACTAGTCTGAATTACTTCTTATTGAAATAAGACACTTTGGTAAAGTGTGGATAtgattagaagaagaagaagaagaagaagaagaagaagaagaagaagaagaagaagaagaagaagaagaagaagaagaagaaaaattgtcAATCAAGAATTTAAGAGCATCTATATCTTCATGATGAACTCACTTGCTCACTGGTAAGTTTCTGCAACAAAGTCTGACAACCTTATGAGGGTTATGTAGTTTATGCATATGTCAAATCTGAAGTTTATATCTCTATTTTTTCCTTCTCACCTATCTAGTCTGTGATTTATCTGCAGGCCTTATTTGACAGAAGAGTTTTAATACATTCAGTCATAACAGGCTAGTAAGATCAAAATCATATGTCAATTTTTTAACTGACTTGTTGTTTACTGGGTCCCTTGTACAAACTGAAACACTAAATGTTACTGTCATATGGAATGGGGTGACCCTTAGATTGCCAAGTGACTATTACAGGCAGAAGTTCAGATCTGAAAGGGAAGCCAAGTTCAGATGACCATGAATCACACTGTGCAGAGAACACAATAGATCTAATCTCTCTCTCAGGAACATTCTACAAAATGCTATCTTTTTATCTGCTTACTGAAAAAATAGTTTCATCTCTAAAATAATTTTACCAGGAGATAGATAaatatattagatagatagatagatagatagatagatagatagatagatgatagatagacagatgacCAATTTACTTATGTAGGTTTCCTTACTAGTCTGTCACAATTAAAAATCAACTCCAACATTTTCCTGTAACTCCAGTCAAAATCAATAAATTCTGAGGTAGTTTACTCAGCAATATAGCAGAtgttgcaggggtgtagctataattgagtagatgggttcaaaacactggggcccccagctcctgagggccccccagcaccacttctcccaattttcttcattatctcactcTCTTTGCCCCTGAGGTGTTTTTTGTTTAACATAGTTTGTTCTTCTTAATAAGTGGGTTTATTCCAAGGACAAGAGGTATATTTTGAGCTGCATTATCTAAAAGCTGCTGTGTAATCTGGGGCATTTGCATTCACTTGTGGTGAAATTTTCAATCAATTGTGGTGCCTCTTAAACCATTTTCAGTGTTGGCTTCTTTGTCCTTATTTATCATGACAGACGAAGGAccccccacctcactcttttaataatttaaaaaaagccTTATTTCAAGCCTTGGATTCTGACAAGCATCATTATGGTTGTGGACACTCCTCAGTGACATTATTTTGTTCCTAGTTGACTAAAACGCTGTAAAGCAcaataaacatatttaaaatgaacTGTTGACTAAGCAGTCACTGGATCAAAATAATGCACTGAAGACTGTTGATATGAAATCCCAAACACACATATGTTTAGGTTTATGGAGAAAGATCCTCAGAGTCATtttgaagaggaaggaaggaagaactgaGAGGTTAGTGGCATATTGcattatacacacacatgcatgcacgcatgcagcTGTACACATTGATGCTGTTCTCCATCACTATCTCTAAGCACCAACCAAGGGGGCACAGAGAATCTCCACTTATTTCAACCACCAGGAAGAAAGTGATGGGAAGTGATGGGTCTGCTTTCCATGTTGCAGGTACAATTATGCTGTACCTGCACAGTGGTATGCATTGGCCAATGACGTTAACAGTTCACGTTGCTGCAGGCCTACAGTCAATTCAGCATTTTGCACATTGACTCATCTCCCATCTTTTAGCTGTTATCTTTTTATGCATCAGTAAATTTACTTGGAAAGTGCTTCTGTGGATAGTTCCACCAAACTTCATTGATTATCAAAAGAGTTGTGGTAATGGATAGATCAATTAGCTGAACTGGACCTGCTGGTCATCTAGCCAAAGGTATTACATTAGCTCCTATGCCTCGTACATTCTTCTAACTGATATTATGCTGAAAGGGAGCATAAAATCTTCAGTATATAATCTATAACTCATGATTGTTTTATCAGTCTTGAATATAGATTTCATTGGCACATTATAGTGTAAGTAGACAGAATTTATGAAATTAGCAGTTTTAGATGGGAACTGGGGAATAGGGGGAGATCCAGTATAATTTCCCCAGAGTTACTAGGCCTGTACATGAACACAAATCTCAGGATAAGGTCCAACCTAATCTAAACTGACCTCACAAATGTCAGTTCCCTGCAAAATTTTGGGGTCAGGCTCAGGTATTTTCCTAACCAATCTttcaatcaatttttaaaagtaacaggGGTTCTTTCAAGTCACCTCATGCCAGAGAATTGCAGGTGAAAAAGAAAGTAAAGGGAagtaatgtaacatcagagaattaCAGTAAAAACCCAGAAATCAGCCACTTGTGAATAATAAATgagtttaaaacattttaaagcagttttttttaaaaaagagagatacacaagcaggcaggtgagCAGAAAGAGACCAGAATATGgattccccgccccccagctgcaaTCACACGTACATGCAGACTCTCTATGCAGTTTGGAGCTCTGGAAAACCTTTTTTCCCAAAGGAGGTTGGCGATGTCCGCACCAACATGGACTTCCTGGATGGGGAAGTTCTCCTAGCTCCTTTGAAGTGTCCAATATAAGGAGGTTTCTAAAGTTCTTGATCTGACGTTGCACAGCCCTATGAGTTACAGCTGCCATCATTAATTAATATACACTGGAAAATATTTCTAAAGGTTACAGTGGACCTTGCAAACTTTTAAAGGTGAAAACATAGAATCATCTAAACTAGGATCCATGTTATGTTACATAAGAAAAGCCATACTAGAGCAAggcaaagcctatctagtccagcactcaagtTACACAAATGCAAGGTCTGTGCAAATTACATTACATGAGAGTAAGACCAATATTTCCAATAAGATTACTCTCTCAAGTAATGTTTGTGCAACTTGTGTGTGGTCAAAGTTATTAGGCTGATGTACCATTGTTTCTTACACTGGCTAACCAAATGCTTCCAAGATGCCCACAATCAGCAGATGAGAGCATATTCTTTCCCCCTGCCTTTTCTCCCTGCAGCTGAAGctgttattcagaggcatctatctatctatctatctatctatctattgaatttatataccacctaatataaaaATCTCTGGTGTactgattaaaacataatataaaatataaaacatttaaaattcataaaacagaatagataaaataATACAATAGATAACAttacaatagataaaaacattaaaattacacaatagataaaaacattaaaattttaaaaatatagtcatcagcacactgataggCTAGtactccatgaacttgtctaatcctttttaaagctgtctaagctagtggccatcatcacagcttgtagcagcaaattccaaagattaattatgcactgtgtgaagaagttctGTCTTTGGTCTGTACAgtttcctgccaatcagtttcactggatgaTCTCTAGTTCCAGAGTCATGAGAGAGAATGAAAAAATTCTATCTACTTTCcccacaccacacataatttaATAAGGCTCAATTAAGTTTCTCAGTCACCTGTTTTGAAACTAAAAAGCATCAAATGTTGTAGCTTTTCCTTACAAGGAAGATGTTgcaggcctctgatcattttaGTTGACCTCTTCTGTACATTTTCCAGCTTGGCAATATCCTTTTTGACATGCAGCATCCGAACTGCACATGGTAtcccaaatgtggctgtaccacATAAACCACCATCTGTAAAAGGAGCATTAAAATAATAccagcccccccccagttcttttaTGTTAAATATAGGGGGATCATCTTGAAAtcgagtcctctttcttttgggtaaatactaGGACTGTGCACATTGGTAAATTCAGATTTGTAGTGGAGAAGCTCTGAGCAGAACTTCCATTCCCAGACACCCATGTGTCCTCCAAGCAGTTGCATGGGtttcccaggctgccctgtgTCACTCCCTGCACATCTCTGCAAGCTCCTGAGAACCAATGTGTCatccagctgcccctgtgccagtgctgggtgGACAATTaatgggccaccaccaccactgcactagCCAGGGCACTCGCCCTGCATTCTGATGACTCCTGATGGTTTGGGCAGGGATTTCCAATGTCAGAAATCTGAATTTACTGATGCTCACAGTCCTAGTAAATAcaggtacaacctgtatttaaccatTATCTTTTAagacatcatcttaaattcagagtcacttTCTATTTGGTTAAATatcacagttttattttcagtccattttctaattttttaatgttgtgattctctttatttagcagggggagagtaactggccctatccacccccagcacagtacctccagtgcttgtgtctatcttatgtttcttcataaactgtaagccctttgaggacaggaatccatctta encodes:
- the LRRC4C gene encoding leucine-rich repeat-containing protein 4C; the encoded protein is MLNKMTLHPQQIMIGPRFNRALFDPLLVVLLALQLLVVAGLVRAQTCPSVCSCSNQFTKVICVRKNLREVPDAISTNTRLLNLHENQIQIIKVNSFKHLRHLEVLQLSRNHIRTIEIGAFNGLANLNTLELFDNRLSTIPNGAFGYLSKLKELWLRNNPIESIPSYAFNRIPSLRRLDLGELKRLSYISEGAFEGLSNLRYLNLAMCNLREIPNLTPLVKLDELDLSGNHLTAIKPGSFQGLMHLQKLWLIQSQIQVIERNAFDNLQSLVEINLAHNNLTLLPHDLFTPLRLERIHLHHNPWNCNCDILWLSWWIKDKAPSNTACCARCNTPPSLKGRYIGELDLNYFTCYAPVIVEPPTDLNVTEGMAAELKCRASTSLTSISWITPNGSVITHGAYRVRISVLSDGTLNFTRVTVQDTGLYTCLVSNSVGNTTASATLNVTAQECITYFSTITVETVEPSQDEPRTTEQVWPTPVTEWSTTNATTSLTPQSTRSTEKTFTIPVTDSINGIPGIDEVMKTTKIIIGCFVAITLMAAVMLVIFYKMRKQHHRQNHHAPTRTVEIINVDDELTGDTPIESHLPMPAIEHEHLNHYNSYKSPFNHTTTVNTINSIHSSVHEPLLIRMNSKDNVQETQI